The Gillisia sp. Hel_I_86 genome has a segment encoding these proteins:
- a CDS encoding polymer-forming cytoskeletal protein has product MFNNPTKSKEKTETSKEQNRISSGTVITGDIEAKGGFRIEGTLIGNLTTSGKVVISKGGLIKGNLTCQHADFEGNFDGKLNIEETLSLRSSAVVDGEVNAGKLSIEPGALFNASCEMKGSLKAIKKDDQKQKERSA; this is encoded by the coding sequence ATGTTTAACAACCCAACCAAATCAAAAGAGAAAACAGAAACCAGCAAAGAGCAAAATCGAATTTCATCAGGAACCGTTATTACCGGGGATATCGAAGCCAAAGGTGGTTTTAGAATAGAAGGAACCCTTATTGGAAATTTAACTACCTCGGGAAAAGTGGTGATTAGTAAGGGAGGCTTAATTAAGGGAAACTTAACTTGCCAACATGCCGATTTTGAAGGAAATTTCGATGGAAAATTGAATATTGAAGAAACCTTGTCTTTAAGATCTTCTGCAGTTGTTGATGGAGAAGTAAATGCGGGAAAACTATCTATAGAGCCTGGCGCTTTGTTTAATGCTTCCTGCGAAATGAAAGGTTCCTTAAAAGCTATTAAAAAAGATGACCAAAAACAAAAAGAACGCTCCGCTTGA
- a CDS encoding DUF5687 family protein, which produces MFKRLFSLEWKSFFRSASLGKSIGLKILMGFLGLYFTVAFLMFGIGLYPIITEHFPGEQPLYLVNRFVLVWLVMELVYRFLLQNLPIMDIKPLMLLPIKKEKVVNFVLLKSLYSFFNFLPLLIIVPFGIYNIYKQTFSTVAILAWTISMIGLTLSVNYANFIIKKNFTDNIKALIPVVGSIAIIGLLDYFKVFESSVWFGKGLNAILEFPLLASIPVLIFLFFYKWNQKDLKNKFYLDATLKEQVKDANTKEFLWTDRFGELAPYLQLDLKMIWRNKRPKTTIYISILFLAYGLIFYPNETYQDMPAFYVFIGIFITGIFMINFGQFIPAWDAGYYPLMMAQNIPLKKYLTAKAGLISFSVVVLAILSTPYLYFGWKILVINMVCAVYNIGINIPILLYAGSFNRKKIDLDKSPFLNYQGTGATQWVVSLPLMVVPILIFWIFNKFLSFESALTVLFVLGILGLILRNRAIGFIAQRYKKQKYAMIEGFKQSGQ; this is translated from the coding sequence ATGTTCAAGCGCTTATTTTCGCTAGAGTGGAAATCATTTTTTAGATCGGCAAGTTTAGGGAAAAGTATAGGCTTAAAAATCTTAATGGGGTTTTTGGGACTGTATTTTACCGTGGCATTTTTAATGTTCGGGATTGGTTTGTACCCTATTATTACCGAACATTTTCCTGGAGAACAACCTTTATATTTAGTGAATAGATTTGTTCTGGTGTGGTTGGTCATGGAGCTCGTATATCGATTTTTACTTCAGAATTTACCCATCATGGATATAAAACCACTGATGCTGCTTCCCATTAAGAAGGAAAAAGTGGTAAATTTTGTGCTATTAAAATCTTTATATTCCTTCTTCAATTTTCTCCCGCTGCTTATTATTGTTCCCTTCGGAATTTATAATATTTACAAACAAACTTTTAGTACAGTGGCAATTCTAGCATGGACGATCTCCATGATAGGTCTAACCCTTTCTGTGAATTATGCGAATTTTATAATAAAAAAAAATTTTACCGATAATATAAAAGCATTAATCCCGGTAGTTGGAAGTATTGCCATCATTGGACTTCTAGATTATTTCAAGGTTTTTGAAAGCAGTGTTTGGTTTGGAAAGGGACTTAATGCCATCCTGGAGTTTCCATTACTTGCCAGTATTCCTGTCCTTATATTCCTCTTTTTCTATAAATGGAACCAAAAAGACCTAAAAAACAAGTTTTATTTGGATGCAACCTTAAAAGAACAAGTAAAGGATGCAAACACAAAAGAATTTCTTTGGACAGATCGTTTTGGGGAGTTAGCTCCTTATTTGCAATTGGACCTAAAAATGATCTGGAGGAACAAAAGGCCTAAAACTACCATTTATATTTCCATTTTATTTTTGGCTTATGGCTTGATTTTTTACCCGAATGAAACGTATCAAGACATGCCGGCATTTTATGTATTTATAGGAATTTTTATAACTGGGATTTTCATGATCAATTTTGGGCAGTTTATTCCAGCTTGGGATGCGGGATATTATCCGCTTATGATGGCGCAGAACATCCCATTAAAGAAATACCTGACTGCAAAAGCGGGATTGATAAGCTTTAGTGTGGTCGTGCTTGCAATTCTCTCAACCCCCTATTTATATTTTGGTTGGAAAATTTTAGTGATCAATATGGTGTGTGCGGTATATAACATAGGTATCAACATACCCATTTTGCTTTATGCCGGCTCTTTCAACAGAAAAAAGATAGATCTGGATAAAAGCCCATTTTTGAATTATCAGGGAACCGGTGCCACGCAATGGGTAGTTAGTCTCCCGCTTATGGTTGTTCCAATTCTTATCTTTTGGATATTCAATAAATTCTTATCTTTTGAAAGCGCCCTTACTGTTTTATTTGTCTTGGGAATATTGGGGTTGATCCTTAGGAATCGCGCCATCGGTTTCATTGCGCAACGTTATAAAAAACAAAAATATGCCATGATTGAAGGTTTTAAGCAATCTGGACAATAA
- a CDS encoding glycosyltransferase family 9 protein, giving the protein MSSNSNISKSSKSNFKKGEHSEATILVIRLSALGDVAMLAPVLRVVSETYPKLKITLLTRAFFAPIFKDIPNVTICEADVNGEHSGVFGLSRLAKDLRDLGIDAVADLHDVLRSNVLRSVFYFYGIPVKQIDKGRAEKKSLTAANNKIFKQLKSTHQRYADVFAKLGYPIDLNRHKFPEKQKISPNTREITGTNPLKWIGIAPFAQHTSKVYPLDLMAEVLSLLNQSGKIQIFLFGGGKKESKLLEELAANHEHVISLAKKLKFNEELALISNLDAMVSMDSGNAHLAAMYGIPVISLWGVTHPYTGFAPFNQPIENSILPDLHKYSQIPTSIYGNKVPAGYEDVMRSISPETVVLKIKSILNLK; this is encoded by the coding sequence GTGAGCAGTAATTCCAATATATCCAAGTCTTCTAAAAGTAACTTTAAAAAGGGGGAACACTCTGAAGCAACTATATTGGTTATTAGATTATCTGCTTTGGGAGATGTGGCAATGTTAGCGCCGGTACTAAGAGTTGTTTCTGAAACTTATCCCAAACTTAAGATTACCTTGCTTACCAGAGCTTTCTTTGCTCCTATTTTCAAGGATATCCCAAATGTGACTATCTGCGAAGCCGATGTGAATGGAGAACATAGCGGTGTTTTTGGATTAAGTAGGTTGGCTAAGGATTTAAGGGATCTTGGGATAGATGCAGTGGCAGATTTGCATGATGTTTTAAGAAGCAATGTGTTACGATCTGTTTTTTATTTCTACGGAATTCCAGTGAAGCAAATAGATAAAGGTAGGGCTGAAAAAAAGTCACTAACCGCAGCCAACAATAAAATATTTAAACAGCTAAAGTCAACTCATCAGCGCTATGCAGATGTTTTTGCGAAATTGGGTTATCCAATAGACCTAAACCGACATAAATTCCCAGAAAAGCAAAAAATTTCTCCCAATACCAGAGAAATTACTGGAACCAACCCTTTAAAATGGATTGGAATAGCTCCATTTGCTCAACACACCTCTAAGGTTTATCCTTTAGATCTAATGGCTGAGGTATTGTCTCTGCTAAACCAATCTGGAAAAATTCAGATTTTTCTTTTTGGCGGTGGGAAAAAGGAGTCAAAACTGTTAGAAGAATTAGCAGCGAATCATGAACATGTTATCTCTCTTGCCAAAAAATTAAAATTCAATGAAGAATTGGCGCTGATTTCCAACTTAGATGCCATGGTTTCTATGGATAGTGGGAATGCACATCTTGCGGCGATGTATGGCATACCAGTGATTAGCCTTTGGGGTGTAACACATCCCTATACCGGATTTGCGCCGTTTAATCAGCCAATAGAAAATAGTATTCTGCCGGACCTGCATAAATATTCACAAATACCGACTTCAATTTATGGGAATAAAGTTCCAGCAGGCTATGAAGATGTTATGCGTAGCATTTCCCCCGAAACAGTGGTTTTAAAGATCAAATCTATCTTAAATCTAAAGTAG
- a CDS encoding DUF4254 domain-containing protein: protein MFSAKANKIFKEVIDKYHLNNSVDQSFENPYNKETQLIEHLLFRKCWIDTVQWHYEDIIRDPKIDPVAALTLKRQIDASNQDRTDMVEFIDSYFLEKYKNVYVKPTATINSESPAWAIDRLSILALKIFHMDEEVRRKDASMDHRNKCEVKLNVLLEQRVDLSSAIDRLLEDIENGEKYMKVYKQMKMYNDDELNPVLRKKN, encoded by the coding sequence ATGTTTTCAGCAAAAGCAAATAAGATTTTTAAAGAAGTAATAGATAAATATCACTTAAATAATTCTGTAGATCAGTCATTTGAAAATCCATACAACAAGGAAACTCAACTTATAGAGCACCTTTTATTCAGAAAATGTTGGATAGATACTGTACAGTGGCATTACGAAGATATTATTCGCGATCCTAAAATAGATCCAGTGGCAGCCTTAACTTTAAAGAGACAAATAGACGCTTCTAACCAAGACCGCACAGATATGGTAGAGTTTATAGATAGCTATTTTTTAGAGAAATATAAAAATGTGTATGTAAAACCTACTGCTACAATTAATTCTGAAAGCCCTGCTTGGGCAATAGATAGGCTTTCTATTTTAGCACTGAAAATCTTTCATATGGATGAAGAGGTGAGAAGAAAAGATGCTTCTATGGATCATCGAAATAAATGCGAAGTTAAGCTGAACGTATTATTGGAGCAACGAGTAGATCTTTCCTCAGCAATAGATAGATTGCTTGAAGATATTGAAAATGGGGAGAAATACATGAAAGTGTACAAACAAATGAAGATGTACAACGATGACGAATTAAATCCTGTTTTAAGAAAGAAAAACTAG
- a CDS encoding ABC transporter ATP-binding protein, whose translation MITATNLTKVYNGTSVLNIEHLDIPTGQSMGLVGNNGAGKTTFFSMLLDLIQPTTGNIFNHDITVSQDEEWKEFTSSFIDESFLIGYLTPEEYFYFIGDLREQNKADVDALLLTFEDFFHDEILGKRKYLRDLSKGNQKKVGIVAALIGSPKVIILDEPFANLDPTTQIRLKKIIKDLTAQKETTILISSHDLIHITEVCERIVVLDKGDLVKDIITSPATLAELETYFSMDLAKQQES comes from the coding sequence ATGATAACAGCTACAAACCTTACAAAGGTATATAATGGAACTTCGGTCCTAAATATAGAACATCTCGATATTCCAACAGGGCAAAGCATGGGGTTGGTGGGAAATAACGGTGCCGGGAAAACGACATTTTTCAGTATGTTATTGGACCTTATTCAACCAACAACAGGAAATATCTTTAACCACGATATCACGGTGAGCCAAGATGAAGAGTGGAAGGAATTCACAAGTTCTTTTATAGACGAAAGTTTTTTGATAGGCTATCTTACCCCAGAAGAATACTTTTATTTTATTGGAGACCTCCGGGAGCAAAACAAAGCTGATGTGGATGCATTGCTTTTAACCTTTGAAGACTTTTTTCATGATGAGATCCTAGGAAAGCGCAAGTACCTGAGAGACCTTTCCAAAGGGAACCAGAAGAAAGTTGGAATTGTGGCGGCACTTATAGGAAGCCCAAAAGTGATCATTTTGGATGAGCCTTTCGCCAATCTGGATCCAACCACTCAAATTCGGCTTAAAAAGATAATAAAAGACCTTACCGCTCAAAAGGAAACCACTATTTTAATCTCCAGTCACGACCTTATTCATATCACAGAGGTTTGTGAGCGAATTGTGGTCTTGGATAAAGGAGATTTGGTAAAGGACATCATAACTTCTCCCGCAACCCTCGCCGAATTGGAAACTTACTTTTCCATGGATTTGGCGAAGCAGCAAGAATCCTGA
- a CDS encoding DUF6341 family protein yields the protein MKDFFEGIAWLFTEILFIPFDALRELQDEYWFLANIMNWIFMIVAFAAFVYWMMQLKKFNDNDEEDRDPKAHSFLG from the coding sequence ATGAAAGATTTTTTTGAAGGAATCGCTTGGCTTTTTACAGAAATATTATTTATTCCCTTTGATGCTCTTAGAGAATTACAAGATGAGTATTGGTTTCTCGCCAATATTATGAATTGGATCTTTATGATCGTAGCTTTTGCAGCTTTCGTTTATTGGATGATGCAATTGAAAAAATTCAACGATAACGATGAGGAAGATCGTGATCCCAAAGCACATTCATTCTTAGGCTAA
- the atpB gene encoding F0F1 ATP synthase subunit A: MTAQKSFKIVMRFALAFLPLFAFSQKESSVEEFAEEFNATDFILSHIGDSHGWHFFGEGENSFTLPLPVILYTDNGLVTFMSSEFHHDTEGKYIVEKNGMRFVNYHEKIYQLEPGAETVEFDEEQQPVNATTPWDFSITKNVAAMFLTVILMLLFFMSLANYHKKSTKAPSGFNNALEALVLFVRDEIAIPQIGEKQYMKFMPFLLTVFFFILITNLLGLLPGAANVTGNIAVTVSLGLFTLALIIINGNKAYWKHTFWMPGIPTWVKPILAIVEGAGVVIKPIALMIRLFANITAGHIIILSLIGLIFILENAGVAGISVPFALFITVLELLVAFLQAFIFTILSALFIGMAVEEHEHH; this comes from the coding sequence ATGACAGCACAAAAATCTTTTAAGATTGTAATGAGATTTGCCCTGGCTTTTCTTCCTTTGTTTGCTTTTTCTCAGAAAGAATCATCTGTAGAGGAATTTGCAGAAGAGTTTAACGCCACAGATTTTATCTTGAGCCACATAGGTGATTCCCATGGGTGGCATTTTTTTGGAGAAGGAGAGAATTCCTTTACACTGCCTTTACCGGTTATACTTTATACAGATAATGGGCTGGTAACTTTCATGTCCAGTGAATTTCACCACGATACTGAAGGTAAGTATATTGTTGAAAAAAACGGGATGCGGTTTGTAAATTATCACGAGAAAATTTACCAGCTGGAACCTGGGGCAGAGACGGTGGAATTTGATGAAGAGCAGCAACCTGTAAATGCGACTACTCCATGGGATTTTTCAATTACCAAGAATGTGGCAGCTATGTTCCTTACGGTTATATTGATGCTGTTATTCTTCATGTCCCTCGCCAATTATCATAAAAAGAGCACTAAGGCTCCTTCCGGATTTAATAATGCTTTGGAGGCGCTTGTTTTATTTGTAAGGGATGAAATAGCGATTCCTCAAATAGGGGAAAAACAATATATGAAGTTTATGCCATTTTTACTCACGGTATTCTTCTTCATCTTGATCACGAATTTATTAGGTTTACTGCCGGGAGCAGCAAACGTAACCGGAAATATTGCGGTTACAGTTTCCCTTGGGTTGTTTACCTTGGCCCTTATTATTATCAACGGGAATAAAGCATACTGGAAACACACCTTCTGGATGCCGGGAATTCCTACTTGGGTAAAGCCTATTCTTGCTATTGTTGAAGGTGCGGGGGTAGTAATTAAGCCTATAGCACTAATGATTCGTTTATTTGCGAACATTACCGCAGGGCACATAATTATCTTGAGTTTAATTGGATTGATATTTATTTTAGAAAATGCTGGAGTTGCAGGTATCTCTGTTCCTTTTGCATTATTTATAACGGTTTTGGAATTGCTGGTAGCATTCCTTCAAGCGTTTATTTTTACGATACTGTCTGCCCTGTTTATCGGGATGGCGGTTGAGGAACATGAACATCATTAA
- the purD gene encoding phosphoribosylamine--glycine ligase: protein MNILILGAGGREHAFAHKILESKQCDQLFVAPGNAGTAQIAKNIDLKVTNFEAIKDFVLKENVEMLIVGPEDPLVLGITDFFNNDSALKNISVVGPSKRGALLEGSKERAKEFMAIHNIPTAAYQSFTAESLEAGKSFLETLKAPYVLKADGLAAGKGVLILEDLEEAKMELQHMLVDSKFGDAGEKVVIEEFLDGIELSVFVLTDGKNYKILPTAKDYKRIGEGNTGLNTGGMGAISPVPFVDEVLMDKIEERIVKPTINGLQKENIDYKGFVFIGLIKVGEEPYVIEYNVRMGDPETEVVLPRIESDLVELFKSLKSQKLNETSLKISPKTATTVMLVSGGYPEAYEKGKEISGLENVEGSLVFHAGTSEKEGKVVTNGGRVLAVTSFGEDYKQALKKSYQNVDKLHFDKMYYRKDLGFDLA, encoded by the coding sequence ATGAATATTTTGATATTGGGTGCCGGTGGCCGGGAACATGCTTTTGCTCATAAAATCCTGGAAAGCAAGCAGTGCGACCAACTTTTTGTTGCTCCTGGGAATGCCGGGACAGCTCAAATTGCTAAAAATATCGATTTGAAGGTAACTAATTTTGAAGCAATCAAAGACTTTGTTCTTAAAGAAAATGTGGAAATGCTAATTGTAGGTCCAGAAGACCCTTTGGTTCTGGGAATCACAGATTTTTTTAATAACGATTCAGCTTTAAAAAACATTTCGGTTGTGGGCCCATCAAAACGAGGTGCATTATTGGAAGGAAGCAAGGAAAGAGCGAAGGAATTTATGGCAATTCATAATATTCCAACAGCAGCTTATCAAAGTTTTACTGCGGAAAGTCTGGAGGCAGGAAAATCTTTTTTAGAAACATTAAAAGCACCTTACGTACTTAAAGCAGATGGGTTGGCAGCTGGAAAAGGGGTCTTAATCTTAGAAGATCTGGAAGAAGCTAAAATGGAGTTACAGCACATGCTGGTAGACAGCAAATTTGGAGATGCAGGGGAAAAAGTGGTGATAGAAGAGTTTTTAGATGGTATAGAATTGAGTGTTTTTGTGCTAACCGATGGGAAAAACTATAAGATCCTGCCTACAGCTAAAGATTATAAGAGGATTGGAGAAGGAAATACAGGCTTAAACACAGGTGGAATGGGAGCGATCTCCCCTGTCCCTTTTGTGGATGAGGTATTAATGGATAAGATTGAAGAACGAATTGTAAAACCTACAATCAATGGACTTCAAAAAGAGAATATAGATTATAAAGGTTTTGTGTTTATTGGATTGATTAAAGTAGGTGAGGAGCCTTACGTGATTGAATATAACGTGAGAATGGGAGATCCGGAAACAGAGGTAGTACTGCCAAGAATTGAAAGTGATCTGGTCGAACTCTTCAAATCTTTAAAATCGCAAAAGCTAAATGAAACCAGCTTAAAGATATCTCCCAAAACTGCAACCACAGTGATGTTGGTGTCTGGTGGGTACCCTGAAGCTTATGAAAAGGGAAAAGAAATCAGCGGATTGGAAAACGTTGAGGGATCCTTGGTGTTTCATGCTGGAACTTCAGAAAAAGAAGGAAAAGTGGTTACCAATGGCGGAAGAGTGCTTGCGGTGACCTCATTTGGGGAAGATTACAAACAGGCACTAAAAAAATCTTATCAAAATGTAGATAAACTTCATTTTGATAAGATGTATTATAGAAAGGATCTAGGTTTTGATTTAGCCTAA
- a CDS encoding AtpZ/AtpI family protein, giving the protein MTKNKKNAPLDKYLEFVNIAFQMAIIIGAALLLGMWLDKKFPNKFSGFTIGITLLGVFVALFQVIRKVSRMSKEQ; this is encoded by the coding sequence ATGACCAAAAACAAAAAGAACGCTCCGCTTGATAAGTACCTGGAGTTTGTAAACATCGCTTTTCAGATGGCAATTATTATTGGCGCAGCTTTGCTTCTGGGAATGTGGCTGGATAAAAAATTTCCGAATAAATTTTCAGGTTTTACTATTGGAATAACGCTTTTAGGAGTGTTTGTAGCCCTATTTCAGGTAATTAGAAAAGTGAGCAGAATGAGTAAAGAACAGTAA
- a CDS encoding DUF6427 family protein: MLTSFFSKSKPVIFLTVVIFMAVFYVSANVQALFQEFSTYLLFTKIGVLASFLVSVLILDFIAKKNELTKRSGFKILIFALCAVSFSGILKDNQVIVANLCVLLALRRIISLKSRKDVALKIFDATFWICIASLFYFWAILFLIIVYAGIIFHAVNYFKNWLIPIIGLLIVFVLVTTFHLVFHDDFYSWSAWFQESSFNFENYQNLSLLIPLSVLLAITFWTLSHYFKLFQKSGIRSRPTYMLVFITLLISLSIAIFSPVKDGSELLFFLVPLSIITSNYFENKKDRGFKETLLILLILMPILMPIFF; encoded by the coding sequence ATGCTAACAAGCTTTTTTAGCAAATCTAAACCAGTAATTTTTCTAACGGTTGTGATATTCATGGCTGTTTTTTATGTTTCGGCAAATGTGCAAGCACTGTTTCAGGAATTTAGCACTTATCTTTTATTTACTAAAATTGGAGTTTTAGCTAGTTTTTTAGTGAGTGTTTTAATTTTAGATTTTATTGCAAAAAAGAATGAACTCACCAAGCGAAGTGGTTTTAAGATCTTGATATTTGCCTTATGTGCAGTTTCTTTTTCAGGAATTTTAAAGGACAATCAGGTAATTGTAGCCAATCTATGTGTTCTCCTTGCACTTAGAAGAATTATTAGCCTTAAATCCAGGAAAGATGTGGCTTTAAAAATCTTTGATGCTACTTTCTGGATCTGCATCGCTTCGCTCTTTTATTTCTGGGCAATACTCTTTCTTATAATTGTCTATGCTGGGATTATTTTTCATGCCGTAAATTATTTTAAAAATTGGCTTATCCCTATTATAGGTTTATTAATTGTATTTGTACTGGTTACCACTTTTCATTTGGTGTTTCATGACGATTTTTATAGTTGGAGCGCATGGTTTCAGGAAAGCTCTTTTAATTTTGAAAATTATCAAAACCTATCACTTTTAATCCCACTCAGTGTTCTCTTGGCAATTACTTTTTGGACCTTGTCCCATTATTTTAAATTGTTTCAAAAATCTGGAATAAGATCCAGGCCCACCTATATGTTGGTGTTTATTACACTTCTTATATCCTTATCAATAGCCATATTTTCACCGGTAAAAGATGGGAGTGAATTGTTGTTTTTCCTTGTTCCATTGTCTATCATAACTTCAAATTATTTTGAAAACAAAAAAGACCGTGGTTTCAAAGAAACGCTTCTTATCCTTTTGATTTTAATGCCAATTTTGATGCCCATATTTTTTTAA
- a CDS encoding phenylacetate--CoA ligase family protein, whose translation MNWFKISLQLNKFPINRAQRLLREIQDIPEVEFEGYVFNRRKAIVNYHLSHNSYYKKFFGNKEFEDWEEVPVMQKSDLQRPLKERLSKNYNKKNSYIGKTSGSSGHPFIFAKDRFCHAVTWAEFIDRYKWIHIDLNKSLQARFYGIPLDFYGNLTERFKDQVSLRRRFNVFDLSEEKMEEFLTRFKKSEFDYINGYTSAILLFAKYLKKQKVVLKETCPSLKVCIVTSEKLFENDKKLIEAAFGIPVVNEYGASEVGLIAFENPDGEWIVNAESLFIEILDDNNRSLPYGEEGRIVITSLYNKAHPMIRYDIGDTGTLAKKSTFKHPVLLNLTGRTNDVARLADGKVVPGLTFYYVTKSIIEDAGSIKEFLIVQTALDRFKIEYVSEKVLSDGQVQQILTAIETFVGKNLQVEFAKMPILKRNKSGKLKQFTSLI comes from the coding sequence TTGAATTGGTTTAAAATTTCTCTTCAGCTTAATAAATTCCCTATAAACAGGGCGCAAAGATTATTGCGCGAAATTCAGGACATTCCAGAAGTCGAATTTGAAGGTTATGTTTTCAATAGAAGAAAGGCGATTGTAAACTACCATTTATCCCACAATTCCTATTATAAAAAGTTCTTTGGAAACAAGGAGTTTGAGGACTGGGAAGAAGTTCCGGTAATGCAAAAATCAGATCTACAAAGACCTTTAAAAGAAAGGCTCAGTAAAAATTACAACAAAAAAAACAGCTATATAGGGAAGACTTCCGGCTCTAGCGGGCATCCTTTTATTTTTGCAAAAGATAGATTTTGCCATGCGGTAACTTGGGCCGAGTTTATAGATAGATATAAATGGATTCATATAGACCTCAACAAATCCCTTCAGGCCAGGTTTTATGGAATTCCCCTGGATTTCTACGGAAATTTAACGGAACGCTTCAAAGATCAGGTAAGCTTACGTAGAAGATTCAATGTCTTCGATTTAAGCGAAGAAAAAATGGAAGAGTTTTTAACACGCTTTAAAAAATCTGAATTCGATTATATCAATGGATATACCAGTGCCATTTTACTTTTTGCAAAATATTTAAAAAAACAAAAAGTGGTTTTAAAAGAAACCTGTCCTTCGCTAAAGGTTTGCATTGTTACTTCAGAAAAACTTTTTGAGAATGATAAGAAGCTTATTGAGGCAGCATTTGGGATCCCGGTAGTAAACGAATACGGCGCAAGCGAAGTTGGGCTCATCGCCTTTGAAAATCCCGATGGGGAATGGATTGTGAATGCAGAGAGCTTATTTATAGAAATTTTGGATGATAACAATAGAAGCTTGCCATACGGCGAAGAAGGAAGGATTGTGATTACTTCTTTATATAACAAGGCACATCCCATGATTCGATACGATATTGGGGATACCGGCACCTTGGCAAAGAAAAGCACTTTTAAGCATCCTGTACTTTTAAATCTTACCGGCCGAACCAACGATGTGGCACGTTTGGCAGATGGAAAGGTAGTGCCGGGGCTTACTTTTTATTATGTGACCAAATCTATTATTGAAGATGCTGGAAGCATTAAAGAATTTCTAATCGTGCAAACCGCTTTGGATAGATTTAAAATAGAGTATGTTAGTGAAAAAGTGCTTTCCGATGGGCAGGTTCAACAAATATTAACCGCGATCGAGACTTTCGTTGGGAAAAATCTTCAAGTAGAATTTGCAAAAATGCCGATTTTAAAAAGGAATAAAAGCGGAAAATTGAAGCAGTTCACATCCCTCATTTAG
- a CDS encoding ferredoxin--NADP reductase, whose amino-acid sequence MNKFYSLKIKEIIRETEQAVSISFEVPDDLKALFSFKAGQYITLKTTLEGKEVRRAYSLCSAPNTNEYKVTVKEVEGGTFSVLANNKLKSGDILEVHPPEGKFIFEPSNSKQNYAAFVAGSGITPVLSIIKTALTKETDSKFVLVYGNKTPDDTIFFKELLKLQLEYPERLFVEFVYSRTQEDNAHFGRIENSTVNYVLKNKFDALDFEKFYLCGPEIMIDSVSEIMLKNGIKKEKILFELFTSSDSGEIEADLDGETKLTVLVDDEETTFSMDKKDTVLDAALEHDLDVPYSCQGGICSSCIARIKEGKAEMAKNQILTDSEIAEGLILTCQAHPTTPTLKVDYDDV is encoded by the coding sequence ATGAATAAATTTTATAGCCTGAAAATAAAAGAAATTATCCGGGAAACCGAGCAAGCGGTAAGCATCTCTTTTGAGGTGCCAGATGATCTTAAAGCGCTTTTTTCTTTTAAAGCAGGCCAATATATTACGCTTAAAACCACCCTAGAAGGGAAAGAAGTACGAAGAGCGTATTCTTTATGTTCTGCCCCTAATACCAACGAATATAAAGTAACAGTTAAAGAAGTGGAAGGTGGAACTTTTTCGGTTTTAGCCAACAATAAACTGAAATCCGGGGATATATTGGAAGTACACCCCCCAGAAGGAAAATTCATTTTTGAGCCTAGCAATTCTAAACAAAATTATGCTGCATTTGTTGCAGGAAGCGGGATCACGCCTGTTCTATCCATAATTAAAACAGCGCTTACAAAGGAGACCGACAGTAAATTCGTGTTGGTTTATGGCAATAAAACCCCAGATGACACTATTTTCTTCAAGGAGCTTTTAAAACTTCAGCTTGAGTATCCTGAACGTTTATTTGTTGAATTTGTTTACAGTAGGACCCAAGAAGATAATGCCCACTTTGGAAGAATAGAAAACAGTACGGTAAACTATGTCCTGAAAAATAAATTCGACGCTTTGGATTTTGAAAAATTCTATTTATGTGGGCCAGAAATAATGATAGATAGTGTTTCTGAAATCATGCTGAAAAATGGAATAAAAAAAGAAAAGATCTTATTCGAGCTCTTTACCTCTAGCGATTCTGGAGAAATTGAAGCCGATTTAGATGGGGAAACCAAACTTACCGTTTTGGTAGACGATGAGGAAACCACTTTTTCCATGGACAAAAAAGATACCGTTCTAGATGCTGCCTTAGAGCATGATCTGGATGTTCCTTACTCTTGTCAAGGCGGCATTTGCAGTAGCTGTATCGCCAGAATTAAAGAAGGAAAAGCAGAAATGGCAAAAAACCAGATCCTTACCGATAGTGAAATCGCCGAAGGTTTAATTCTTACTTGCCAGGCACACCCAACAACTCCCACCCTAAAGGTAGACTACGACGATGTTTAA